In a genomic window of Glaciimonas sp. PCH181:
- a CDS encoding NADPH-dependent FMN reductase, with amino-acid sequence MSQYHIAVVVGSLRKDSYNRKLASAIVKLAPSEFSFKQLEIGDLPLYNQDDDAQQAASVKRLKAEIAAAQGLLFVTPEYNRSIPCVLKNAIDHASRPYGQSAWAGKPAGVLGASVGAIGTAVAQQHLRNVLAYLDVPTLGQPEAFIHAKDGLFDSAGNIGPDSKAFLQSWMDQYVAWVKKHVG; translated from the coding sequence ATGAGCCAATATCACATCGCCGTCGTAGTCGGTAGTCTCCGCAAGGATTCATACAATCGCAAGTTGGCAAGCGCCATCGTCAAACTGGCGCCGTCCGAGTTCTCATTCAAACAGCTGGAAATTGGCGATTTGCCTCTCTACAACCAAGATGACGATGCGCAACAGGCCGCTTCCGTCAAGCGCCTGAAAGCAGAAATCGCTGCTGCCCAAGGTCTATTGTTCGTCACACCCGAATACAACCGTTCGATCCCCTGTGTACTCAAGAACGCCATTGACCACGCTTCACGCCCTTATGGCCAGAGCGCGTGGGCGGGCAAGCCGGCCGGTGTGCTGGGTGCATCAGTCGGTGCCATCGGGACCGCCGTCGCGCAACAGCATTTGCGCAATGTTCTCGCTTACCTGGACGTACCAACGCTAGGCCAACCGGAAGCATTCATCCACGCCAAGGATGGCTTGTTTGATAGTGCCGGCAATATCGGCCCGGACAGCAAGGCATTCCTGCAAAGCTGGATGGATCAGTATGTTGCGTGGGTAAAAAAGCACGTTGGCTGA